The Spirosoma oryzicola region TGAACTACACCAACGCACCGAGCACGCGCGTCAGTGTTCCAATCAGCGGTTTACCAACGGGCTTATACATTTTGCGGGTTAAAACGGAGGGCGAAACGACCAGTAAGCGCTTGCTGGTGCAGTAGAAATTAGGACCAGGGGTTGCGGTGCGGTTAACAGAATAAATCGTATACTTGGCAATTGTATCCCCGAAAAGCCTAATCGCCAGTCCGTATGATTACCGTTTTACCAGTAGCCAACGAAAAGGAGCTGAACGACGCTTTTGCCATTCGACGAATTGTTTTTGTGGATGAGCAAAACGTGCATCCTGATGAAGAATACGATGAATTTGAGACGACCAGCACCCATTTCCTGGCTCGGGCCGATGGAGAACCCTGCGGCACAGCGCGCTGGCGACGTACATCGAATGGGGTTAAACTGGAACGCTTTGCCGTTTTGCCCACCTGCCGGGGAAAGGGCGTCGGTAAAGCGCTGGTTCAGACGGTGCTGAACGACGTTTTCAGCCAACAGCCGGAGCCTATTGAAAGCATATACCTTCACGCCCAGGTAACGGCTATGCCGCTCTACGCGGGTTTTGGATTCGTTCCCGTCGGGGCAATATTCGACGAAGCCGGTATACCTCATTGCAAGATGGTATTGCCGGGCTCAGCCTACACGAAAGAATGAGTCCGCAGGGTACAGTCGGACAACCGTTTGTTCGCTTCGCAGCTGCGTTGATTGCGGGCATTGTCGTTTACGATCAATGGCCCCACGCTTGTGCCATTCCCTTATTGGCGCTGGTAGTTGGAACAGGATTGTTCGGTTTCGGATTTGTCCAGAATCGAAACCGTATGCTGAAACCGATACAGATCAAGCAGGGGCTCGGCGGACTATTGATCCTAGTGGCATTGGGGTGGGGTATTGCCTACCAGCATACGGCTAGTAATCGCCCGAATAACATCAGTCACCTACGCGATACCTTGCAGGCCTACGAGGGCGTGATTGCTGCCCAGCCCGAAGAACGGGCTAAAACTTACCGCGTCGAACTGGAAATCCGACGGGGCAACTGGCTGAGTAGCGACAGTGCCCAACAGTGGCAGCCGCTTAGTGGCCGGGTGATCGTTTATCTGGATAAAGCCGCTCAGAAGGTAACAGAAGGGGATAGTGCCAAAGCTGTTGGGTCGGTAGTGGCCCGACCTCGGTACGGTGATGTATGGGTCGTGTTGGGATCTCCTCGGCCAATTGATCCGCCCCTGAATCCTGGCGAGTTTAATTACAAGCGATACCTCAGCTACCGCAACATCTACCACCAGCAATACCTACGTCCGTTCCAGCGAACGATAATAGGCTACGACCCACCGAATCCGGTGACAAGGCTGGCGACTGCGGTCAACAGTTGGGCGGATAGCGTATTCACCCGGCAGATTGGTTCCCGTGCCGAATACGGCATCGTTAACGCCATGATTCTGGGCGTACGGGACGATCTGGATACCGAACTCTACCGCGCTTATTCAGCCGCCGGGGCCGTTCACGTCTTGTCTGTATCGGGCTTGCACGTTGGTATTTTATTTGCCGTGCTGACGTTTCTGTTGCGTTTTCTGACCAAGCGACCACGCGGAAAGCTGCTGATGGCGGTGTTGCAATTGGCTATTTTGTGGTTTTACGCCCTGGTAACCGGGTTTTCGCCCCCCGTGCTGCGGTCGGCAGGGATGTTTACGCTGGTTATCGTAGCCAATGCGTTCGGGCGGCAGCAGCAGTTGATGAACACGCTGGGCGCATCGGCTTTTTTTATACTGTGCTTTGATCCGTATGCGGTGTTTTCGGCCGGGTTCCAGTTGTCGTATTTGGCGGTGGCCGGTATTAGTGCCTGGCAATCGTCGCTTTACCAGACGTACACGTTTCGAAACCAGTGGGTCAACCGGCTATGGGAGCTAACAGCGGTAGCACTGGTAGCCCAGCTTATCACGTTTCCCTTGGGAGTCTTTTATTTCCACCAGTTCCCGACTTACTTTCTGCTGGCAAATCCGATCGTTATCGTCATGTCGGAAATCCTGTTGCCACTAGCGATGGTAACGCTGGCATTGAGTTGGGTTCCTTATGTAAATGAACTGCTCGGTTGGCTGTTGCAGAAAACGGCCTGGTTATTAAACTATGCCGTTTCGCAAACGGGTCAGTTGCCCGGTGCTGCCTGGGAAGGATTGTGGTTATCGCCCGTGGCGATGCTGTTGACCTATGCCGTTATCTTTTGTGCTGTCGCGCTGGTTATGGTTCGTAACCGCGCGTATCTGTGGGCTGCTTGCGTCAGCGCCTTGCTGTTATCGAGTGTGTTGCTCTGGAACCAATACGAACAGGCGCATCAGCAACGACTGGCTATTCATTTCCTGCCTCATCGAACAGCTATTAGTCTGACTTACGGCCACAAAAGCACATTGCTGACGGATGTAGACCCGACTGATACCCGTTCGTTCGATTTTTACCTGAAGAATACGTTCGGACAATGGGGTGTTTCCAGGCTTATGGTTAACAACCTGCGTTATGACGCCAAACAAACGGCCAGCCCACCAAAAAAGGATGCGGCCTTTTACCAGACCAAGGAATACGCCCTTTGGGTGTGGCGTGGTAAAACCCTGTTGCTGGTCAACAAATTGACCGGACGTAATCGGTGGAAGCTCCCGGCGGTGGTTGATTACCTGATTATTCGTCGGAACGCCCTGCGCGAGTGGGACCAGTTAAACGGGCGAGTCGTGGCCCGACACATCATCTTCGATGATTCGAGCAAGACACCACTGACTGATAAGCTGTTAGCCGAAGCGAAGCAACGCGGCATAACGTGCTACTCGGTCCGGCAGATGGGCGCCTACGTGACCGATTTATAGCAGGGCAATATTCTGTTAAACGAAGTGCGGTCAGGTTTGAGAACCTGACCGCACACTCATTATAAACTGTCGGCTTTACCAGACCGCATTGTGGATCAATGATTGACCGCCTTGTTGGTTGAATCTTTTTTGGGAGCGGGTGGGCGGTACCCGCCGATGTCTTTCTGCATCGCTTCCTTCTTCGACTGATAAAGCGACCATTGATCCGCAGTCAGGATCGGACGAAGTTTATCTTCTTTTTCTTCGTTCATCATCAGCATCATATCCTGAATCTGCTTGATCGTTTCGGGCGAAGGGCGTTCCCCTTTCGTACCAACGATGTCCTTGATAGCGTCCTGCTGCTGACTGGCGTATTCATTGTTGAGCTGTTTGACCGCCTTCGCCTGATCTTTCGTCAGCGCCAGATTGTCTTTCAGCCACTTCGTTTCTTTGTTTGCCATGTCACCGGCGATGTTGGGAATCGACGCTCGTGGCGAGGAACTCGGCATGCTTTGCATACCACCCATGCGCCCATAACCGCCACCGCCATAGCCGCCCCCGTAGCCCCCGTACTGACCAAAGCTCGCATGCGTGAGCATCAGTCCCGTACCCAGGCATACACTAGACAACAATACGCTTAAACGAATCCGAAATTTCATGATAATTGCTTCTTGGACAAGTACAGTTGTTAAACGGCAAAGTTCGCTAAAAATTAAAGGAAACCCATATTTCTTTGCGTAATCATTCGTTCGAAGGCCAAGCCGATAATTAAGGCTTTAAGGCCCTGTTAAGGACGATTTTTCCTAAACTTTTCTTTCCAACAGTCCGTTAGTTAAGCATATGGAAACGCTCGAAAAAATTCGTAAAGCGTACACCGAGTACGTCCTCGAAAACGGAAAACAACCCACCTCTGTCTTCCAGTTTGCCAAGAAGCTAAAACTAGCCGAAGCCGATTTCTACAAGGACTATGCGTCCTTCGACGCCATTGAGGCTGATGTCTGGCTAACGTTTTTCAACGAAGCGAAAGCAACCGTTGAAGCCGACGAAACGTACCAAGGCTATTCGGTGCGGGAAAAAGTACTGGCTTTTTATTACACCTGGATTGAATTGCTCAAAACGCAGCGCAGCTTTGTCGTCTACAGCGTTGGGCGATTGCGGGAAGAAAGCAAGAACCAGCGCGGGCTGGGTGCTTCTAAATCGCAGGTTCTTCAACCATTCAAGGAAGCTTTCTTCGACTACGCCCGCGACCTGCTGGCCGAAGGTCGTGAAAGTAAGGAAGTCGAGCCTCGTCCGTTTATTACGGACCGCTACCCGAACGCGCTCTGGGCGCAAACCCTTTATCTGCTCGATTTCTGGGTGCGTGATGTGAGTAAAAACTTTGAAAAAACCGATACCGCTATCGAAAAAGCGGTCAATACGGCGTTCGATCTTATCGGTCGCTCACCGCTCGATACCCTTGTTGATTTCGCCAAGTTCATGTACCAAAATAAATGAGTGAATCGTGAATGCGTGATTGAGCGAACAGCTATCGGTAGACCGGTATACGGGCGCGAAACTTACTCATTCATTCGCTTAATTACCTATTGAGAAAATGAAAACCCAAAGCTCCGTCCCAACGACCAAAGTTGCCCGTGCCAGCCAGTTTGTGAAGGCCGGAGTAAAGGTCGGTGGGAATTACATCAAGCATTACAGTAAGAAACTGATTGATCCAAGCCTGTCGCGCGAAGAACTGCACCAGGACAACGCGGCTGATATTTACAATGCCCTGAGCGAATTGAAAGGATCGGCCCTGAAAATGGCGCAGATGCTCAGTATGGACCGGGGCCTGCTGCCGGTGGCTTATTCCGACAAATTCACGATGGCGCAGTATTCGGCTCCGCCCTTATCGGGGCCGCTGGTTGTCAAAACATTCCGGACGTATTTCGGTAAAGCACCGTCTCAACTGTTTGATAAGTTTGACAGTGAAGCGATGAACGCGGCTAGTATCGGGCAGGTGCATCAGGCGTGGAAAGACGGTAAAAAGCTGGCTGTCAAAGTGCAGTATCCGGGGGTAGCCGACGCGGTAAGCTCTGACTTAAAGATTGCAAAACCACTGGCGGTTCGGCTGCTTAGTCTCAACGAGCGCGACATTGACCGGTACATGGGTGAAGTAGAATCGAAGCTGCTCGAAGAAACTGACTATGAACTCGAACTTCGGCGGTCGATCGAGATTTCGGAAGCCTGCGCGCACATTCCGGGCTTGATCTTTCCAAAATACTATCCCGAACTATCGTCGAAGCGCATCCTAACCATGGACTGGCTCGATGGGTTGCATTTAAAAGATTTCCTGAAAACAAATCCCTCGCAGGAGGTGCGTAACCGCATTGGGCAGTCGCTGTGGGATTTTTACGATTACCAGATCCATACGCTGCGTCAGGTTCACGCCGATCCCCATCCGGGCAACTTCCTGATGCGCCCGGACGGTACGATGGGCGTTATTGATTTCGGCTGTGTAAAAGTCATTCCGGATTTCTACTATGACAATTACTTCCGGCTTGTTAATCCCGACACGATTGATGATGATGCGCTGACGGAGACGATTTTCGAAAACCTGGAGTTTTTAAATCCGCAGGATTCACCAAGAGACCGTGCGTTTTTCTCCGATCTGTTCAAGCAGATGATCCGGATGTTAGGCGAACCCTTTGCCGTCGATGAATTCGACTTTGGCGATGATGCTTATTTTAACAAAGTGTACGCCTTTGCCGAAGATTTGTCGAAAGTAGAGGAGTTGAAAAGCTCGAAGGTCGCCCGGGGATCGCAGGATGGGCTGTACGTAAACCGAACCTATTACGGCTTGTACGCGATGCTCAATGAATTAAAAGCCAAGGTGGTGACGACCAAACCCGAATGGCTTCGCTCAAAGAAAGTACTAGCATAGCATGTGCTTTTAAAAACCCGCTGGTTGTTTGACCAGCGGGTTTTTTATGGACTTTACTGCCGACGCTGCACGGTGAATGGTACGCAGGGCGTTGGTTTGCACACCGACAGTTCGTAAGCTCCCATATCCACCCGGCCATCCTGAATTCGGGCTTGTCCGGCGAGATCGGTGGCCGGTAAACCCGTGACAGTTGGATCACCAGCGTTTAGCGCGGGGCTCGTCGGCTTTAGGCGAAAATTGCCGTTGTCAGGATCCGTAAAGAGCGGATCGGCGTTGAGGTTGTTGCCTAAATTGTATTCAGCTGGGGCTCCTGCGTACTCCTGCGTGAGAAACGTACCGTTAACAATGGAGTTTTTGACCGTCGGAAAAGCGTTGTAGCCGAAGGAGATCGATTCGTTTTTGTACGAAAAGTTATCCCAGATAATGCAGTTTTTAAGAATCGGGTGGGGAAGGTATGCGCTGGTCGATTTGGTGTAGCCGTCACTGTAAACACTATCCTGAATGGCAAGGGCTCCACCGGCCGCCGACAAGGATTTGTTTTGCGTAAAGCTGCAATTGATGAACTGAGGAGTACTCGTCCCGTTGAGGAACGAACCCGTAAAAACAGCCCCGCCACCGGTGGCCTGGTTGTTGGTAAACAGGCAGTTGTAGAGCGATGGGCTACTATCCTGATTGAACGCGTCGACAAACAAAGCGCCACCGCTGCCGCCGTTATTCGACCCGGCCAGGTTGCCGTTGAACGTACAATTGGTTAACTGCGGATTGCAGTTGAAGACGAAAATACCACCACCCCAGAAAGAGCTATTGTTAACGAATGTACACGCTTGAATGACCAGATTCCTGACGGAGTTGATATAAACGGCTCCACCGCTCCCCAGACCAATCGCTTTGTTGTTTCTGAACAAGCAATTGATGATCCGGGATGAAGCAGCCGTAGAGCAAGCCGCCCCGCTGCTGTACAGACCGCAGCCAAAACTAGCTCGGTTCTGTTCGATGGTGCAGTTGATAATCGATGGTGTACTGCATTTTTTGACGCTGATATTTTGAATGCCACCGCCCGTTTTTCCAATGTCATTGGCCTGCACGCCTTCGCCAAGCACGTAAGACGTTGAGCCGTTAGCCAGATTGGCTACGCCACCGCTGATGGTGAGGCCGTTGAGCTGGGTCGTTTCGTCGGCATCCTGGATGGAAACGACGTGATAGGAATTGTCGGCCTGCGACGCGGGTAGGTCCGAACCGTCTCCCGAGTTGTAGGGAAAGCCAATATCGCCCGATAAAATGGTGGTGTTGATCGTGTAATTGCGCTGGTCCAGTGCTGTCTCCGTTCCGGCAAATCCGCCGTACACCGATACGCCCGTAGCGATACTGAATGACGCTGTTCGGTCGGTAGTCGTGGTCGGTTTGTAGGTGCCAGCGGCTAGCCAGTACTGGGTTCCCGTAGCGGCCCTTGCCACACGACTCGCCAGTTGGGTACCGGGTAGCGAATTAGACCAGGAGTTTCCCGACCCGTTACCACTGCCGGAGGGCGTTACGTAGACGATGGATTGGGCCAGCGAAACGACTGAAACGAAGCAGCAGAGTAGCAAAAAGGACAAACTTTTCATTAAGATCGATAGAATAGGGCGGCTTAAATGACAAACATAGTTAAAAAGCAGTATCTCAGGACAAATACCCTTGTGTTCAGCAACGGAGAAAGGCGGTATACGCTGATCGGGCAAGAAACATGCCACCCTTGGATGAATAAGACAAACCAGCCATTACGATTATCAAAATAAAATGGTTGAACTTTGCGTAATCATACAAAGCACGTAAACCACCGCAACGATTAAGATCGATGTTACTTTCTGCGCAAACGCCCGAATCCCACACCAGACCGCGATTCGACGATATTTTTATGGAACTGGCCGTCAATCTGGCCCGACGGTCGCACTGCATCAAGGCGCAGGTTGGGGCGGTACTGGCCCGCGACACCCGGATTATTTCCATTGGCTATAACGGACCACCGGCGGGTACGCACAACTGCGATGAAGAATATCCGGGAGTCGGTTGCCCGCGTGACTCGAAGGGATCCTGCTCGTTGGCGCTCCATGCCGAACAAAACGCAATTTTATACGCGGCAAAAAACGGTTCCGAAATTGAAGGCGCAACGATCTATGTCACGCTGTCGCCTTGTATCGCCTGCGCGCGGATCATTTACAGCATGAAAATCGCCCGGGTGATCTATTTGCATTCGTACGCGGAATACAAAGGCATACCGTCCGACGAAGGCGTTGATTTCCTGCGTCGGTTTGGCGTTACGGTCGAACGGTATCAGCCGGGCGAAGGCGTTACGCTACTGGCAGAACCACCGTTGTCTAGTGCCGTCACGTCGCAGAAAACCGTTGGAACGCCGGAACGCGATTCGTCGATCCGATGAACATACTGGCGCATGGCTATCTATCGGACCGTAACGATGGGTTACTAATCGGTAATTTCATTGGTGATTTTATCAAGGGCGATCCCACTCACCCGCGTCATCGGCTTAGTCCCATCGAAATTGCGGGGGTCCGTCTGCACCGGGAAATCGATACGTTTACCGATACGCACCCCGACGTGGCAGCCGTGCGCGATCTCCTGCACCCGCGTTGTCACAAGTACGCGGGTGTTGCTGTCGATGTGTTTTTCGATCATTTCCTGGCGGTCCATTTTGAGGAATTGACAAATGAGCCATTGGCCCTTTTCACCGATTTTTTTTACGGATCGCTACAACGACTGTCGGTACGATTTCCGTCACCGGCGGTCCGTATGCTCGATGCAATGGTTCAGTACGACTGGATCATGCAGTACCAGACCCTGGCGGGCATCGACCGTTCGCTAAAGGGCATTGCCCGCCGGACCGCATTTCCCTCTGGATTGGATACCGCTATTATTGATTTAGAACGCTATTACAGTCAGATTGACAGACATTTCACGTATTTTTGGACTGCTTTAGTCGCGCATAGCCAACAAACGCGCATCGCCTTACTTGCTGACTTATGAACCGAACCGTCAAATTTTCCTCGCTTGCCGTCATTCTCGTTTTTCTCTGTGCTGCGATTGCGCAGATCAGCTGGAAAAACGCGGAACCCTGGCGACCTGACCAGCTCATGGAAACCGCTGACCTGGCGGCTATGATTTCAGGCACGGATGCCAGCAAGCCACTAATTATCAGCATAGGACCAGCGGCCACCATCAAAGAATCGGTAGGCGTGGGGCCTGCTCGCGAAGCGGAGAATCTGGCCAAGCTAGAACAGTTGTTGAGCAAGGAATCGAAAGACCGGGCAATTGTCATTTACTGTGGTTGCTGTCCGTTCAAGAACTGCCCAAACATTCGTCCGGCTTTTACCAAACTCAACGAAATGGGCTTCAAAAACCATAAGCTGCTGAACATCACCCAAAACCTAAAAGTCGATTGGCTCGACAAAGGCTATCCGGCTATCGACTGATCCGTACGCTGGCTGTTTAAGCGAGGGTATGATTTGGTTCGCTGATCAACGATCAGTGATTGACTGGTGTTTCCTGTAAGATGTTCCGGTGCGTTTGTCCGGGCAGTACGCGGTACACCGGAATATCGATCTTAAACTCTTTACACAAGCTTTTTAGTTTGCCGTCGATCTGCTCGTGCGTGTAACGTGACGAAAAATGCCCCAGGATTAAAGCGTCGAGGGTAAGTTCGGAAACCATTTTCAGCACATCTTCGAGGCTACTATGTTTATTATATCGGGTATCCGAGCTATCGATGTCGTTACGATCCAGAAAAGTCGCTTCGTGAATAAGAATTTGCGCGTTGTTCCATTTATCGAAATTCTCGACGGGGGTATCGCCTGAGTATGCCAGCAGATTCGTTCTGACCTCTTGGGTCATGGTCTCCCGGCCAATAGAACGCGCCAGCTGGACGATTTCCGATTGGGGCAACGCTAGGTATTCTTCCTTTAATTTGGCTTTTGTTTGATAAACCAGAAAGCCAAAGCTTTTGTGTTCGTTCGGCGCTGCTCGGACGTGGTTGTTTTTAACGGCCTGAACAAACGTATTTTTGTTGATCTGGACAGGTTCCTCTTCTTTCATCCCGCTCCAAACCGTTTGCTTTACGCGCCTGTCGAAGTTTTTGGAAAACTCTTCCAGCGCCCGAAACGAATTCGAATCGTTGGGGAAATAGATATGCGGAAAACCCTCGCGGGCGTTCAGTTGATTTAGTTGTAACAAACCGGTCAGATGATCCCGGTCGGCGTGGGAAATAAAGACATTTTCTATTTTTCTGGACTTTTGTAACAGCGAAGAAATCAGTCCGTCACCGGCGTCAAAGAGCAGTCCCAAGTCTTCGATGAAATACCAGGTTGCAAATAAGGCGGTAGAATAAGCTGTTATGTTTAGATTCATCCAGAGAGCAGTTGTGTTCGTCGCTTACCTTGCGCGACAGGTAGGCTGGGTCAGCGTATTGCACCCGTTATGACAAGCGAACGGCAGGAGAAAAGTTTGTGCCGTGCTTTATAGATTATCGTGTGGTTTTCGCCGTCTCAGGCAAGAACAGCTTATCAATATCAGCAGAAGCGTATGGATCATAGCATAAAGGATATAAGGCAGGCCGTAGACGAACTGAAACACCAACTTGTTTACTGCAAACGGTTAGGTAAATCGGCTTCCGACTCCTCGGCACGGGTCAGGCAGCAGCTACAAAAAACGAAACAGCGACAGGCTACAATTGACGAACAAATTTGTCAAACCAAGTCAACTTATGTCAGCTGGCAAGCCCGTTTGGATGGTCTGGCCGCCAGGTTGCATATAATTAAGAGCGAGTTGACGAAAACAACTCTTTACTAAAGAGACGGAATTACATTTAATGGCACTGCCTTCCGTTATCCATTGCCTTTAGTGCGGTATGAATGGTCAGGAACTATTAATTTTGCCTTATTATCCAGTATCTAGTTTTTCGGCTTATCGTTGCGAAGCCTGTTGCAACTGATTCATCAGAAGCGATGAACCGCCAATGAAAGCCTATAAACTACAAACTCAGTTCGTTTTGATTCCTGCCGT contains the following coding sequences:
- a CDS encoding GNAT family N-acetyltransferase; this encodes MITVLPVANEKELNDAFAIRRIVFVDEQNVHPDEEYDEFETTSTHFLARADGEPCGTARWRRTSNGVKLERFAVLPTCRGKGVGKALVQTVLNDVFSQQPEPIESIYLHAQVTAMPLYAGFGFVPVGAIFDEAGIPHCKMVLPGSAYTKE
- a CDS encoding ComEC/Rec2 family competence protein; translation: MSPQGTVGQPFVRFAAALIAGIVVYDQWPHACAIPLLALVVGTGLFGFGFVQNRNRMLKPIQIKQGLGGLLILVALGWGIAYQHTASNRPNNISHLRDTLQAYEGVIAAQPEERAKTYRVELEIRRGNWLSSDSAQQWQPLSGRVIVYLDKAAQKVTEGDSAKAVGSVVARPRYGDVWVVLGSPRPIDPPLNPGEFNYKRYLSYRNIYHQQYLRPFQRTIIGYDPPNPVTRLATAVNSWADSVFTRQIGSRAEYGIVNAMILGVRDDLDTELYRAYSAAGAVHVLSVSGLHVGILFAVLTFLLRFLTKRPRGKLLMAVLQLAILWFYALVTGFSPPVLRSAGMFTLVIVANAFGRQQQLMNTLGASAFFILCFDPYAVFSAGFQLSYLAVAGISAWQSSLYQTYTFRNQWVNRLWELTAVALVAQLITFPLGVFYFHQFPTYFLLANPIVIVMSEILLPLAMVTLALSWVPYVNELLGWLLQKTAWLLNYAVSQTGQLPGAAWEGLWLSPVAMLLTYAVIFCAVALVMVRNRAYLWAACVSALLLSSVLLWNQYEQAHQQRLAIHFLPHRTAISLTYGHKSTLLTDVDPTDTRSFDFYLKNTFGQWGVSRLMVNNLRYDAKQTASPPKKDAAFYQTKEYALWVWRGKTLLLVNKLTGRNRWKLPAVVDYLIIRRNALREWDQLNGRVVARHIIFDDSSKTPLTDKLLAEAKQRGITCYSVRQMGAYVTDL
- a CDS encoding TetR/AcrR family transcriptional regulator, yielding METLEKIRKAYTEYVLENGKQPTSVFQFAKKLKLAEADFYKDYASFDAIEADVWLTFFNEAKATVEADETYQGYSVREKVLAFYYTWIELLKTQRSFVVYSVGRLREESKNQRGLGASKSQVLQPFKEAFFDYARDLLAEGRESKEVEPRPFITDRYPNALWAQTLYLLDFWVRDVSKNFEKTDTAIEKAVNTAFDLIGRSPLDTLVDFAKFMYQNK
- a CDS encoding ABC1 kinase family protein, which gives rise to MKTQSSVPTTKVARASQFVKAGVKVGGNYIKHYSKKLIDPSLSREELHQDNAADIYNALSELKGSALKMAQMLSMDRGLLPVAYSDKFTMAQYSAPPLSGPLVVKTFRTYFGKAPSQLFDKFDSEAMNAASIGQVHQAWKDGKKLAVKVQYPGVADAVSSDLKIAKPLAVRLLSLNERDIDRYMGEVESKLLEETDYELELRRSIEISEACAHIPGLIFPKYYPELSSKRILTMDWLDGLHLKDFLKTNPSQEVRNRIGQSLWDFYDYQIHTLRQVHADPHPGNFLMRPDGTMGVIDFGCVKVIPDFYYDNYFRLVNPDTIDDDALTETIFENLEFLNPQDSPRDRAFFSDLFKQMIRMLGEPFAVDEFDFGDDAYFNKVYAFAEDLSKVEELKSSKVARGSQDGLYVNRTYYGLYAMLNELKAKVVTTKPEWLRSKKVLA
- a CDS encoding choice-of-anchor Q domain-containing protein, whose product is MKSLSFLLLCCFVSVVSLAQSIVYVTPSGSGNGSGNSWSNSLPGTQLASRVARAATGTQYWLAAGTYKPTTTTDRTASFSIATGVSVYGGFAGTETALDQRNYTINTTILSGDIGFPYNSGDGSDLPASQADNSYHVVSIQDADETTQLNGLTISGGVANLANGSTSYVLGEGVQANDIGKTGGGIQNISVKKCSTPSIINCTIEQNRASFGCGLYSSGAACSTAASSRIINCLFRNNKAIGLGSGGAVYINSVRNLVIQACTFVNNSSFWGGGIFVFNCNPQLTNCTFNGNLAGSNNGGSGGALFVDAFNQDSSPSLYNCLFTNNQATGGGAVFTGSFLNGTSTPQFINCSFTQNKSLSAAGGALAIQDSVYSDGYTKSTSAYLPHPILKNCIIWDNFSYKNESISFGYNAFPTVKNSIVNGTFLTQEYAGAPAEYNLGNNLNADPLFTDPDNGNFRLKPTSPALNAGDPTVTGLPATDLAGQARIQDGRVDMGAYELSVCKPTPCVPFTVQRRQ
- a CDS encoding deoxycytidylate deaminase; protein product: MLLSAQTPESHTRPRFDDIFMELAVNLARRSHCIKAQVGAVLARDTRIISIGYNGPPAGTHNCDEEYPGVGCPRDSKGSCSLALHAEQNAILYAAKNGSEIEGATIYVTLSPCIACARIIYSMKIARVIYLHSYAEYKGIPSDEGVDFLRRFGVTVERYQPGEGVTLLAEPPLSSAVTSQKTVGTPERDSSIR
- a CDS encoding ACP phosphodiesterase translates to MNILAHGYLSDRNDGLLIGNFIGDFIKGDPTHPRHRLSPIEIAGVRLHREIDTFTDTHPDVAAVRDLLHPRCHKYAGVAVDVFFDHFLAVHFEELTNEPLALFTDFFYGSLQRLSVRFPSPAVRMLDAMVQYDWIMQYQTLAGIDRSLKGIARRTAFPSGLDTAIIDLERYYSQIDRHFTYFWTALVAHSQQTRIALLADL
- a CDS encoding rhodanese-like domain-containing protein; protein product: MNRTVKFSSLAVILVFLCAAIAQISWKNAEPWRPDQLMETADLAAMISGTDASKPLIISIGPAATIKESVGVGPAREAENLAKLEQLLSKESKDRAIVIYCGCCPFKNCPNIRPAFTKLNEMGFKNHKLLNITQNLKVDWLDKGYPAID
- a CDS encoding MBL fold metallo-hydrolase → MNLNITAYSTALFATWYFIEDLGLLFDAGDGLISSLLQKSRKIENVFISHADRDHLTGLLQLNQLNAREGFPHIYFPNDSNSFRALEEFSKNFDRRVKQTVWSGMKEEEPVQINKNTFVQAVKNNHVRAAPNEHKSFGFLVYQTKAKLKEEYLALPQSEIVQLARSIGRETMTQEVRTNLLAYSGDTPVENFDKWNNAQILIHEATFLDRNDIDSSDTRYNKHSSLEDVLKMVSELTLDALILGHFSSRYTHEQIDGKLKSLCKEFKIDIPVYRVLPGQTHRNILQETPVNH